One part of the Aliivibrio fischeri ATCC 7744 = JCM 18803 = DSM 507 genome encodes these proteins:
- a CDS encoding beta-ketoacyl-ACP synthase III gives MYSKILGTGSYLPAQIRSNADLEKMVDTSDEWILARTGISERRIAGEDESVATMAHLASVNAIEMAGIDKNDIDLIILATSTPTYSFPSAACEVQGLLGIQGCPAFDLSAACSGFVYALSVADQHIKTGMAKNVLVIGSDAVSHTCDPEDRSTIILFGDGAGAVVLGQSEEPGIISTHLHADGKFGELLSLPVPSRKNEEADKWLYMAGNEVFKVAVTQLSNLVKETLQENQMDKSELDWLVPHQANLRIIKATAKKLSMSMDQVVVTLDRHGNTSAATVPTALDEAVRDGRIQRGQTLLLEAFGGGFTWGSALVKF, from the coding sequence GATTTAGAAAAAATGGTCGATACTAGTGATGAGTGGATCTTAGCTCGAACTGGTATTAGTGAACGTCGCATTGCTGGTGAAGATGAATCGGTAGCTACAATGGCTCACCTTGCTTCTGTAAATGCAATTGAAATGGCTGGTATTGATAAGAACGATATTGATCTTATTATTTTGGCAACAAGTACACCTACGTACTCATTTCCATCTGCAGCGTGTGAAGTTCAAGGTTTATTAGGTATTCAAGGCTGTCCTGCATTTGATTTATCAGCAGCATGTTCAGGTTTTGTTTATGCATTAAGTGTTGCAGACCAACACATTAAAACAGGCATGGCAAAGAACGTACTTGTTATTGGTTCTGATGCTGTTTCTCATACTTGTGATCCAGAAGACCGCTCAACTATCATTTTATTTGGTGATGGTGCAGGCGCTGTTGTCTTAGGACAAAGTGAAGAGCCTGGCATTATCTCAACACATTTACATGCTGATGGTAAGTTTGGTGAATTACTTTCATTACCTGTTCCTTCTCGTAAGAATGAAGAAGCAGACAAGTGGCTATATATGGCTGGTAATGAAGTATTTAAAGTAGCAGTAACTCAACTGTCTAACTTGGTTAAAGAAACACTTCAAGAAAATCAGATGGATAAATCTGAACTTGATTGGTTGGTTCCTCATCAAGCTAACTTACGAATTATTAAAGCGACAGCAAAGAAACTATCAATGTCGATGGATCAAGTTGTTGTAACTCTAGACCGCCACGGTAACACTTCAGCTGCGACTGTTCCTACAGCGTTAGATGAAGCGGTACGTGATGGCCGAATTCAACGAGGTCAAACTTTACTACTTGAAGCATTTGGTGGTGGGTTTACTTGGGGCTCGGCTCTGGTTAAGTTTTAA